Proteins encoded together in one Otariodibacter oris window:
- the luxS gene encoding S-ribosylhomocysteine lyase: protein MPLLDSFKVDHTVMKAPAVRVAKTMTTPKGDAITVFDLRFCRPNVDALPPKGIHTMEHLFAGFMRDHLNSDSVEIIDISPMGCRTGFYMSLIGTPTPEQVAEAWKNSMEDVLNKVSDESQIPELNKYQCGSYEEHSLAEAHEIARNMLKQPIGINHNEDLTLDEELLNP, encoded by the coding sequence ATGCCTTTACTAGATAGTTTCAAAGTGGATCATACCGTGATGAAAGCCCCTGCTGTACGTGTAGCAAAAACAATGACAACCCCAAAAGGTGATGCGATTACAGTGTTCGATTTACGTTTTTGTCGCCCAAATGTTGATGCACTTCCGCCAAAAGGAATTCACACCATGGAACACCTTTTTGCTGGTTTCATGCGAGATCATTTAAACAGTGATAGCGTTGAGATTATTGATATTTCACCAATGGGATGCCGTACTGGATTCTATATGTCACTCATTGGTACGCCAACACCAGAACAAGTTGCAGAGGCGTGGAAAAACTCAATGGAAGATGTATTAAATAAAGTATCCGATGAGTCCCAAATCCCAGAACTCAATAAATATCAATGTGGTTCTTATGAAGAACATTCTTTAGCGGAAGCTCATGAGATTGCACGCAATATGCTTAAACAGCCAATTGGTATTAATCACAATGAAGATTTAACCCTTGATGAAGAATTACTGAACCCATAA
- a CDS encoding ABC transporter ATP-binding protein → MFKKLFEWFETRIDPYPTELPQTPKAKLISFIWSTTQGLRKYILVAIILSMLVGIIDAVLFQFIGEIVDWVSKYSPQTLFSEKWGSMLGMITVAIVGAVITYLYSSIRFQTMQGVYPMRLRWNFHRLMLGQSMKFYQDEFAGRISSKVMQTALSTRDVVMTFIEIVVYMAVYFITSSVILVQFDALLLIPFAVWIIILVISMRYFIPRLAKASQAQSNARSLMTGRITDAYANISTIKLFSHGNRETDYVKDSMQEFMVTVHKQMRLVTMIDTVIYCNALLLLTMSSVIGLFLWSNSLVSAGAIATSLALSLRLKSLAQRIMWEFARLFEHIGTVQDGMEMLSKPYTIVDKPNASLLKVTTGDIHFNQVNFAYDEKKPLLNEFNLHIKAGEKVGLVGRSGAGKSTLTNLLLRFYDIQSGNIEIDGQNIKDVTQESLRASIGLVTQDTSLLHRSIRDNLTYGRPDATEEEIRKAIQTASAADFIEQLSDSKGRTGLAAHVGERGVKLSGGQRQRIAIARVMLKNAPILLLDEATSALDSEVEAAIQENLTELMEGKTVLAIAHRLSTIMAMDRLIVMDHGEIVEQGTHNELLKLNGVYAKLWAHQSGGFLTD, encoded by the coding sequence ATGTTTAAAAAATTATTTGAATGGTTTGAAACTCGAATCGATCCCTATCCCACTGAATTACCTCAAACACCTAAAGCAAAATTAATTTCATTTATCTGGAGTACAACACAAGGCTTACGTAAATATATCCTTGTTGCCATTATCCTCAGTATGCTAGTGGGGATCATTGATGCGGTCCTATTTCAATTTATTGGTGAAATTGTCGATTGGGTTTCAAAATACTCACCTCAAACATTATTCTCAGAAAAATGGGGAAGCATGCTTGGAATGATTACCGTGGCTATCGTTGGGGCAGTCATCACTTATTTATATTCAAGTATTCGCTTTCAAACGATGCAAGGGGTTTACCCAATGCGGTTACGTTGGAATTTTCATCGCCTAATGCTAGGGCAAAGTATGAAATTCTATCAAGATGAATTTGCAGGAAGAATCTCATCTAAAGTCATGCAGACAGCACTTTCTACTCGAGATGTCGTAATGACCTTTATCGAAATTGTTGTCTATATGGCTGTGTATTTTATTACTTCAAGTGTTATTCTTGTACAGTTTGACGCGTTATTACTTATCCCATTTGCCGTATGGATCATTATTTTAGTGATCAGCATGCGATATTTTATTCCACGCTTGGCAAAAGCCTCCCAAGCACAATCCAATGCGCGAAGCTTGATGACTGGGCGTATCACCGATGCCTATGCCAATATTTCTACCATCAAACTCTTTTCACATGGTAATCGTGAAACTGACTACGTGAAAGATTCCATGCAAGAATTTATGGTTACCGTACATAAGCAAATGCGATTGGTGACAATGATCGATACTGTCATCTATTGTAACGCATTACTACTACTTACCATGTCTTCTGTTATTGGTTTATTTCTTTGGTCGAATAGCTTAGTCAGTGCGGGGGCGATTGCTACTTCATTAGCATTATCCCTTCGCTTGAAATCTTTAGCACAACGTATTATGTGGGAGTTTGCCAGACTATTTGAGCATATCGGGACAGTACAAGATGGCATGGAAATGCTATCTAAACCATATACCATTGTTGATAAACCGAATGCGAGCTTGTTAAAAGTTACAACTGGTGACATTCATTTCAACCAAGTTAATTTTGCTTATGATGAAAAAAAACCGCTATTAAATGAATTTAATCTACATATTAAAGCAGGTGAAAAAGTAGGGCTAGTTGGACGAAGTGGTGCAGGGAAATCCACACTCACCAATCTTTTACTGCGTTTTTATGATATTCAGTCAGGTAATATTGAAATTGATGGACAAAATATCAAAGATGTTACCCAAGAAAGTTTACGGGCAAGTATTGGTTTAGTGACCCAAGATACTTCATTATTGCATCGTTCTATTCGGGATAATCTCACCTACGGAAGACCAGATGCAACAGAAGAAGAAATTCGGAAAGCAATACAAACCGCTTCTGCCGCTGATTTTATTGAGCAACTTTCTGATTCAAAAGGCAGAACAGGGTTAGCAGCTCACGTGGGCGAAAGAGGGGTTAAACTCTCAGGAGGACAACGCCAACGTATCGCTATTGCACGAGTCATGCTCAAAAATGCCCCAATCTTACTCTTAGATGAAGCAACAAGTGCATTAGATTCAGAGGTTGAAGCCGCTATTCAAGAAAATTTAACGGAATTAATGGAGGGTAAAACTGTTCTTGCTATTGCCCATCGACTTTCAACCATTATGGCAATGGATCGCTTAATTGTAATGGATCATGGAGAAATTGTTGAACAAGGTACGCACAATGAGTTACTAAAACTTAATGGTGTTTATGCTAAATTATGGGCTCATCAAAGCGGTGGTTTCTTAACTGATTAA
- the metE gene encoding 5-methyltetrahydropteroyltriglutamate--homocysteine S-methyltransferase, protein MTTFHILGFPRVGAKRELKFAQERYWRKELAEQDLLDLAKALREKNWKHQADANADYVAVGDFTFYDHILDLQVATGGIPSRFGFDSQNLTLDQYFQLARGNKEQFAIEMTKWFDTNYHYLVPEFHKNTEFKPNPSHYVNQIREAKALGLDSKPVIVGPLTFLWLGKEKEDNFDRLGLLNKLVPVYVDILNALVAEGVEWIQIDEPALALDLPQEWLDAYQQVYTALSQVNVKLLLATYFGSVAEHADLLKSLPVDGLHIDLVRAPEQLSAFEDYSKVLSAGIIDGRNIWRANLNLVLDVLEPLKAKLGERLWIAPSCSLLHTPFDLSVETQLKEKNPGLYNWLSFTLQKVEELSILKTALEKGREAVKNELADSQKAADERANSKEIHRSEVAERLANLPVNADKRKSPFAQRIKLQNEWLKLPLLPTTTIGSFPQTVEIRHARASFKKGDLSLAEYEAAMKKEIEYVIRRQEELDLDVLVHGEPERNDMVEYFGELLDGFAFTKFGWVQSYGSRCVKPPVIYGDVVRPEPMTVRWSQYAQSLTSKVVKGMLTGPVTILQWSFVRNDIPRSTVCKQIGVALSDEVIDLEKAGIKVIQIDEPAIREGLPLKRADWAEYLAWAGEAFRLSYMGVQDDTQIHTHMCYSEFNDILPEIAGLDADVITIETSRSDMELLEAFGDFKYPNDIGPGVYDIHSPRVPATGEIEHLLRKALNVVPKERLWVNPDCGLKTRGWTETISQLQVMMDVTKKLRKELA, encoded by the coding sequence ATGACAACATTTCATATTCTTGGTTTTCCACGAGTGGGAGCAAAACGTGAACTTAAATTTGCACAAGAGCGTTATTGGCGTAAGGAATTAGCAGAACAAGATTTACTTGATTTGGCTAAGGCATTGCGTGAAAAAAATTGGAAACACCAAGCTGATGCTAATGCAGATTATGTGGCAGTAGGGGATTTTACTTTTTATGATCATATATTAGATCTTCAGGTGGCAACAGGAGGAATTCCTTCACGTTTTGGATTTGATAGTCAAAATTTAACATTAGATCAGTATTTTCAATTAGCTCGTGGGAATAAGGAACAATTTGCGATTGAAATGACGAAATGGTTTGATACAAACTATCACTACTTAGTACCAGAGTTTCATAAAAATACAGAATTTAAACCTAATCCATCTCATTACGTTAATCAGATCCGTGAAGCAAAAGCTTTGGGATTGGATTCTAAACCTGTAATTGTAGGTCCCCTTACTTTCCTTTGGTTAGGTAAAGAAAAAGAGGATAATTTTGATCGTTTAGGTTTATTAAATAAATTAGTACCAGTTTATGTTGATATATTAAATGCATTAGTTGCAGAAGGTGTAGAGTGGATTCAAATTGATGAGCCTGCATTAGCATTGGATCTACCTCAAGAATGGCTTGATGCTTATCAGCAAGTTTATACAGCATTAAGTCAAGTCAACGTAAAATTATTATTGGCTACGTATTTTGGATCCGTTGCTGAGCATGCTGATTTATTAAAATCACTTCCAGTAGATGGGTTACATATTGATTTAGTACGTGCGCCTGAACAGCTCAGTGCATTTGAAGATTATTCAAAGGTCCTTTCAGCAGGTATTATTGATGGGCGTAATATTTGGCGGGCTAATTTAAATCTCGTATTAGATGTACTTGAGCCACTTAAAGCAAAATTAGGTGAACGCTTATGGATTGCACCAAGTTGTTCATTGTTACATACGCCTTTTGATTTAAGTGTTGAGACGCAATTAAAAGAGAAAAATCCTGGGTTGTATAATTGGCTGTCGTTCACGCTGCAAAAAGTTGAAGAATTAAGCATCCTAAAAACTGCATTAGAAAAAGGGCGAGAAGCTGTTAAGAATGAATTAGCCGATAGTCAAAAGGCGGCAGATGAAAGAGCAAATAGTAAGGAAATTCACCGCTCAGAAGTGGCGGAGCGATTAGCTAATTTGCCTGTTAATGCGGATAAACGTAAATCACCATTTGCACAACGAATTAAATTGCAAAATGAATGGTTGAAGTTACCGCTTCTTCCAACTACGACTATTGGTTCATTTCCTCAAACAGTCGAAATTCGCCATGCTAGAGCAAGTTTTAAGAAAGGCGATTTAAGTCTTGCAGAGTATGAAGCAGCGATGAAGAAAGAAATTGAATATGTTATTCGCCGTCAAGAAGAATTAGATTTAGATGTTTTAGTTCATGGTGAACCTGAGCGTAATGACATGGTAGAGTATTTCGGTGAATTGCTAGATGGCTTTGCTTTTACTAAGTTTGGATGGGTTCAGAGTTACGGTTCTCGCTGTGTGAAACCACCAGTAATTTATGGTGATGTAGTTCGCCCAGAACCAATGACGGTTCGTTGGTCTCAATATGCACAAAGTTTAACAAGCAAAGTTGTAAAAGGAATGTTGACTGGTCCAGTAACGATTCTACAGTGGTCTTTTGTGCGTAACGATATTCCTCGTTCAACGGTGTGTAAACAAATTGGCGTTGCGTTATCAGATGAAGTTATTGATTTAGAAAAAGCAGGAATTAAAGTAATTCAAATTGATGAGCCTGCAATTCGTGAAGGATTACCGCTAAAACGTGCAGATTGGGCAGAATACTTAGCTTGGGCGGGAGAGGCATTTAGATTGAGCTACATGGGTGTACAGGATGATACACAAATTCATACACATATGTGTTATTCAGAATTTAATGATATTTTGCCAGAAATTGCTGGATTAGATGCAGATGTCATTACTATTGAAACCTCTCGTTCAGATATGGAGTTATTAGAAGCATTCGGTGATTTTAAATATCCAAATGACATTGGTCCTGGTGTTTATGATATTCATAGTCCTCGTGTACCAGCAACTGGTGAGATTGAACATTTATTACGTAAGGCATTAAATGTTGTTCCTAAAGAGCGTTTATGGGTAAATCCAGATTGTGGATTAAAAACACGTGGTTGGACAGAAACGATTTCACAATTACAAGTGATGATGGATGTTACGAAGAAATTACGTAAAGAATTGGCTTAG
- a CDS encoding LysR family transcriptional regulator, whose translation MKPIFLELRHLKTLLALKESGSVSLAAKRVYLTQSALSHQIKMLEEQYGLPLFERKTQPLHFTPAGERLIKLAHEIIPKVVEAELDLTRVKQGEAGELRIAVECHTCFDWLMPSMDKFRQDWPLVELDIVSGFHIDTIGLLLSHKADWAVVSAIEETAGVSYKPLFSYEMVGICSKDHPLANKSIWEAEDFTNETLITYPVPDDMLDIFRKLLNHNKINPTRRTSELTIAIIQLVASKRGIAALPYWAVKPYLEKGYIVAKRITENGLYSNLYGAMRESDINTAYIGDFHTTVKEQSFSTFPDLIVLDE comes from the coding sequence ATGAAACCAATATTCCTAGAACTTCGTCATTTAAAAACACTTTTGGCCTTAAAAGAAAGTGGCAGCGTTTCACTTGCTGCCAAGCGAGTTTATCTCACACAGTCTGCTCTTTCTCACCAGATAAAAATGCTCGAAGAACAATATGGTTTACCGTTATTTGAACGAAAAACACAACCCTTACATTTCACTCCTGCCGGAGAAAGGCTTATTAAATTAGCCCATGAAATTATTCCAAAAGTTGTTGAAGCAGAATTAGATTTAACTCGAGTGAAACAAGGGGAAGCGGGTGAATTGCGTATTGCTGTTGAATGCCATACTTGTTTTGATTGGCTGATGCCTTCTATGGATAAATTCCGTCAAGATTGGCCTTTGGTAGAATTAGATATCGTCTCAGGGTTTCATATAGACACCATTGGATTATTACTTTCACATAAAGCTGATTGGGCTGTAGTGTCTGCGATAGAAGAAACTGCTGGAGTGAGCTACAAGCCACTATTTTCTTATGAAATGGTGGGTATTTGTTCTAAAGATCATCCTTTAGCAAATAAATCTATTTGGGAAGCTGAAGATTTTACTAATGAAACGTTAATTACTTACCCAGTTCCCGATGATATGCTAGACATTTTCAGAAAACTACTTAACCACAATAAAATCAATCCAACTCGCAGAACAAGCGAGCTTACTATTGCTATCATCCAATTAGTTGCAAGCAAAAGAGGCATTGCTGCATTGCCTTACTGGGCTGTCAAACCTTATTTAGAAAAAGGCTATATCGTTGCCAAGCGTATTACTGAAAATGGTTTATACAGCAATCTTTATGGTGCAATGAGAGAAAGTGATATCAATACTGCTTATATTGGTGATTTTCATACGACCGTCAAAGAACAAAGTTTTTCAACATTCCCTGATCTTATTGTTTTAGATGAATAA